AATAAGTGTGGGACTATACTTCAGGCCTGTCGACGAACAGAGACCAAGTTTTAAATAGTTTTGTGGGTAAAAGAGCTTTGAGCTATTCTCATCCGACTTCGACGAGactatatttttgttcaagAGCCTCTCATACGTGGAcccattttttgtttctggctCAGTTTTCGAAAGTTCTGTTGAGGCCTCGGCACTGATGAAGTCGGATAATTTTCTTGACAGACTTTTCAGAGTCTCGATTAGATTTTCCGGTATTTTCTGACGAATATAGCTGTCAAATACTGCGACTGCTCCGATCACGTAACGATCTGGGCTCATCAAGGGAACGGCGGCATAAAATTTAATGAAGGGATGGCCATGAACGAATGGATTGTATTTCATCCTCCAGTCTTGGCTTGcatcaagaagaacaaaatgATCTTTCGATAGTATTGCATGTCCGTCTATTGAGATACTCCTGGAGAAGTTGCTAATGGGAAATCCAAACTCAAATTTTACTATCTGTCTTGATCGGTCTACTAGTGATATCGTTAGGCCCGACACTTGGTATTGCGACATCATATTTGCCATGAGACTCCTGAAGCATGCTAACTTGTTCCATTGCCTTCTGTTTAAATATTCTTTAACAGCCTCCACTCTCTGTGGTTCGTCGTGTGATTCAGGGGGGATCATTAGCCCACTCCCCTTGAAACAAGCGGGTAATTTTGTGTCTGATTGGTTTTCTACGCATCTTCCGTACTTTTCTAGAAAGTGAGGCCAAGACTCTAAAACGTCATTGAATGCAAGCTTTGCCCGAGATTTTTCTGGGAAAACGAACCAGTTGTGTCCTGCCCCTTGCCTCGTCCCGTTGGAGTTGTCTCTGACTTGGATATAATTTCTACTAAGCTCTTTTCTGTCCTTGTACTTGCGTTGTTGAGTAGTTATCGAGGCGTATGCTGATTTCACAACTTCTTTGGGTGATAGTAATGGTGTTGATAGATAATTAGTTCTCCGCTTTCTGTTGCTTCGAGGTTTTTCTTCCTCGATTTGGGTTCCTGTGAGTACTCTCGTGCGCCCACGGTCATTCTGACCACCAACCCTGAACTCTGCTAAATTTATTGGCGTCGCCATTGATTGTGGCTAGCAAGAGTAATATTTGTCGCTTGCTTGGAGCAGTTCGTAGTCTGGTGGTTATGGGTACCACCATAGTTTGTTATTGCTGGAGTTTTTGATCCATCTGCTTATTACGGTAGATAAAGGCTTACTCGCATTACAATAATTAACAGTTTCAACCAATTTCCGAATCCATgtgattatttatttatcttgTATTAACTACATACGAATGTCCTGTACTTTCTATATTTACTCTAAAGTCCATAGTGAACAGAgaattataataataatatcgaAGATAAACTTGAGGCGCTTACTATACATAAGTAGTACAAATCAAGCTAATAGTCAAATCTCGCCAAGATTACCGTTCGTGTTACCTCTGCTGTTTAATTCGATGACAGTTGCCCTTCTGTTTATAATTAGATCTTTAGTATATCAATGATTACAAGGTAGAATGTTTCTGTTACTGGATGCGGTTGTCTGCCTAGCATGCCTGGACCAACTTTGAGAACAGTAAGGTAGgcaacaataaataattaacGATGCttaaagtcctatactTTACACAACGAACGTACAAATCATATTGTTTCAAATCCcatttttatatatcaCCAGGAGGACCACTCTTATATTGACCTGATTGCAGGCTGTTTACTTTGCTATTTTGAGCTCGATATATTTGAGCCCATTGGATTCCCCATTATATCAAAATGACTTACGATATTTCAATGAGTACATGGGAAAACGGTTCAGCAACCAGGTTTACGCCTTTAGTAACGCTTACTGGGAAAAAACCGGTACTAGTCATCTCTACCATAAGAGAACAACGTCTAAAGTAATCGCAGAGTTTTGGCCAAAAAGGCCAATACCGCTTTTAAGCCCTTCTTGGAATCAAGGGGAACTTTAAGATCTAGCGTTGCAGAAGCGTCACGCAAGATCTGACGATGATTTTCAGTGACTGGACACTCACATAATAGATGTTtaacatcttcttcctctccACATTCACATTGACGAGGTcggttgttgattttaaaCCTCTTGAAGAACATTCCAAACGCTCCTTTGGCTGTTCGCAACTGCACCAGTTTACTGAGTTCATTCTTTGAGGATTCATTTAAGAAATATCTTAAAGGGTTTTTGTGGTCTGCCATTATATAACCTTGGAAGAGTAAATGGCCGGTAAAACTCTCCTTTTGCAGACGTCTGGTATTTCGATTCCCATATTGTGTGATGTCTTTGATGAATCTTTTGCTTTAGTTCACTCTTGACCTTCCGAGTTTTACTTTCGGTTTccttgttcttctttcttccaCGGTGATTTCCTTCGTCGAATCCGGTCCTGAAAGATATCTTCTTTAGGTAGAACCTCATAGAGTCGTTGGACCAACTCATTGTGTTCCGTATGCTTACTCCACCATCTAGGCTTAGTATTAACTGGGTTCTGAGGGTCCGCATTACGATGTAGTCGCATGATATAATTATCCTGTAAGGCATCATATCGTTGCTCTACAGGCATGATGTCAGTATCTTTATGGAGGCAATCGATGGGTGTTTGATGGTAAGCACCCAATATGGCTCGCAATTCCGCATTTTGAATGCGTTAAGCTGCTCCCGTTCTTGTTTTGATGTCTTAGGATACCTCACTGGACTTGCATACTCCAATATGGGTCTTACACAGCCTTGGTATAGGTTGCGCATCTATGCGCCTTGACACCCAAGGGTACTCCCCCCAAACGGCGTATAACTCCTAAGACCATTTCCTCCTTTTTCGCTATCGCTTCAGCTTGTTTGGAGAACTTCCACTGACTATCTACCATCACTCCCAATAATTTGGGCGTGGGCGAAGCCTGTTCTTGTAACGCAGACTGCACTTCCTTTTCACGCAGTCTTGAACAATTCACACTGGTTTCGATTGGCTTTATCCCCTTAGTGGAAAGCGGTACCGAAGGAAAGAGGCTGTCCAATAAATCTGTTCCCCATACGTCTGCGTATGTCTATCGTCATCAATACGCAGCGCGGGCATGAGGGATACGgggttttgttttggtttCACCAGCTTGAGAGCCAGCCAAACAGTTTGACTACTCAACTGTGACAAAAACAATTCCAGCTCTTCGCCTTAGCGATCATGAGTTCTCTTTTGTAGCGTGCATTAGCTTCCTGGCGCTCTAGAAGTTAGTATAAGAAGACTTAATGATAACCAAGCTTAGTCTTTCAACTTCTAAGGGAAACTACGAGCATTTATAAATCTTGGATCCCAGGGTTAGGTTACCTGTATTTtgactgataagataagagGTGACAGGTAAAAGGAAACTATGTCTGCAACATCCGTATTAGGACTTCGTGGCCAAGCTGGTTAAGGCGTGCGACTGTTAATCGCAAGATCGAGAGTTCAATCCTCTCCGAGGTcgtttttttgttctttcagGCtatcttttttcttttagcCTGCGTCAACAGAAACAAGTCACCACCGGAAAAGAGCAGCTTAATACAGAAATTTAATAAAACAGTGAAATAAGAATAGAAACTAAACAAACATAAAAGCAATGGCAAAGATAGCAGCAAGCACACCTGTGGATGCAGTATTCACAGGTGAACCAGCCTTCGAGGTGGAGGTTTTCTTGGGTTCGCTTTCCGTCTTGTTTTCAGTAGTATTACCGCTAGTAGTAACAGTTCCACTAGGAgagttgatttgattgtCCGCGGAAACGGTAATATTGACATTCTCAATCGTGTTGTTATTACTGTCAAACACGTTATAACTAGTGCTAGTAGTGTTCAAGTCAATAATCTTTCCCAGATTCTtgttaccaccaccattcTTCAACAGCTCAGGGGCCGGACAGGGTGGAAGCTTCCAACTAGTCTGGAAGCCACTATAGTCACTAACAAGTGACGCACTACAGGCAGGAGCATCTACAGCAGCGGGTATATCATTGGCAGATGTGGTCGGCAACTTGATCTTGTTATAAGCTGATTGCAAATTATTAAAGTCCTGTCTCAAAGTAACATCGCCATTATCATCAATGGTGACAAGTCCATAGTTGGATACTTCCTGAGAATATTCATAAACCAAACCGCCAGAGAAacattttcaagttcagcGTAAATACCCTCATTGACCTCAGTAAACGTACGAGGGGAAACCGTATTACAGCCATACTCGGAAAGAAAAACAGGAATACTAGTATCATTAAAAGAAGACTCAAGAGTTCCGTATCCACTGGACTGCCAATCGTTCTGTCCTGAACACCATTCATAGGAATTCAGACCGTAAAAATCAGACTTAGACGTATCATTGCCACACTGTAAATATTGCCAGGTGGCTAATCTCAAAGCAATATCATCTGTAGAAGAGTACCCCACAGGGATAGGACGATCTGCGTGCAAACTGATATATTGCTTCATATCTCTCTGGACAGCACGAATATATTGAGGAGTGGCTTCAGCAGAGCCTTTATCATTAACAACTTCGTTACcagaaaagaaaccaagAACATTAGGATAACCTTTGAAGGCATCGATAACACCGAAGACGTTGTTAAGATAACCCTCGTTATAAGTGCTATTTGGATCACTTCTGCTGAGTGACTGGTAAGGGTTGTTAACGTCTAAAACAACATAAATGCCGGCAGCATTAAATACAGACATGCAAGCGTCGTGGTTGAGCCAGGGGTTAACGGAATAAACACGAATAGTGTTGACacccagctgctgcaggACGAAGGCGTCACGAAGACAAGCATCTTGATCTGTTAAGACATCGGAGCTTCCCGAGGGGTCAAACGAGGATGAGCCACCAGGTTGGTAGTCGACTCCAAGGATAATAAATTCCTGACCAGCATCGGATGCTTGCGTACCTGGCCTAACAAATCTTGAGCCCTTGATGGTAATAGGAATTAACCCAGACACGGTACTGGCGAGGACAGCAACTGAAAGACCAAATAGGGAAAAAGCTTTGACCATTTTTGCAATGTCAAATAGTAAATAATCAGAAACGAAACAAACAATATAGATCAGCGATAGTGAATGCCAAAAAAACACGTAACGGATAGAAAGGAACTGACTGCCGATAAAACTTAGGAAAGATTCCCTGAGGTCTAAATTGTATATAACAGAAAATACACCAGTGAGAGCTGGAACTTTTTTAAACGAATGTGATGGTTTAACagaaatcaaaagaaagtaaaaACACTCTTTGCTCCGAATTCAGGACGTTGGTAAAGTTAAATATCTGGGagttttgttctttcaAGGGGCTTGCAGTGGAATTTATAAAACTGCATGGCATGATATGAAATTAACGCGCGGCGGTACATGCACGGAAACACGATTAAGCGACGCATTAAGCGACGCGTATAATCAGATCTCTCAGTTTTGACGGAAAGAGGTAAACAACATCTTGAGGCTAACACAAGTATATTTTATGGAAATTATGTCGCAGATTAATAGGGGTCCCACTCTCAGCAATTATTAGTTATAATATTCATATTTTTGGTCGAGATATTATCGAAAGATAGTTTAAAATTCAAGCTTTGAACTAGTCACGAGATGGGGACTGACCTGTGTTTGAAGGCACCAAGTAAGTAGTGAGGCGTAAGAGTCAAAAGGGAGGTACGATTCATATTGCTCCAAATTATCTTCACAACGAATAAAATATAGTTCTGTACTGGCAGATTGGTGGCCGAATAAACTATCTTACATAGAAGTTTCTAAACTATAAGTTATAGTTAGCGGTCGTGAGATCTTCGGAAAATCTTCGGTAAGTAGTAGATCTTGATCTATAAAGAAGATGATTAGTCGTACTTAATATCTATTAAGcttataataaataagaggAACATGCAGACTAAACAAAAAagcaacaaataaatagaacaaaaacaaaaaataaaagcaaaTTAGAACACagacaaaaacaaaaatcgttaaataaacaataaatcAAAGCACTTCGGGCAAATTCCGACTAAGGGAACTAAAAAGCACAATAAGATCACTTGAGGCGAGAGTTGTATGAAGTTGTGCCAGGGAACTGCTTATAATCAGGAGCATTCCAAGGGGCATTCTCCTTTTTAGGCGCAGGGTCAAAAAAACTTCTGAGTGAGTTTTTAGTCTTTGACATCTTGGTTAATGTTGCTTCAGatgaaacagaagaaagtGTAGCTTCAGAAGAATTAGATTTGATGGACTTGAGCTTGAAAGTCATTTTTAATTGTGTAGGAGAAATATTAGATAAGGTCGTTAATAGTTGTAGACAAGTAATCTTAATAGTAGTGTATCGTTTGAGTTGTTTTTTATAATGTCTGGGGATACAAAAGAGATCTTAAACCGACATTGTCGACCCTTTTTATATTCTGACACCCCTTATTGTTGCCACCAAGGTATTAGCGTAGAAAAGCAGCAACATTTAGGGCTTGGTCATGGTCGCTTTTGGTCACACGTCGTTTTCTTTCATGCTTGAACTTGTTTTGATCCTAGTGTATGTCGTTTGTCCAATGCTTGTCCCGAGATCTGAATTATGGGCATAGTTGCCGATCACATTGCAGAAAGTCGTGACGCATCGTGCATATATGACTTACAATGACTAAAAAGTGATTCATTCAATCTGACTCCATTATAATTTTGATCCTGAGATTCTATGAGACTAAACAGTATGAATAAGAGCCAATTGTGATAATTCGACTCTCTTAGTGGGTTCAGATTGTTACTATTTATATCCTTATCAATTTTTCGCATTCCGAAGGCTCGGCAACTTGTACTTTGTTGGATGTTGGATTAGACGACGTCTGCAGCGCACACATGGTAGGGAGAAGATCGACAACTCTATGCAAGATATCGAGAGCACTAAATTAGGGGAGAACTGATGAAAGAGACAGTATCAAACTGTGGCGTCCGATCGCGGGGTCTGCATCTCAGCTAGTGGTAATGGTCACATTGTGGCGGCTGCAGGACGGAAAAGACATGGGCAAGATTTGGTCACAGTGAGAAAGTGGCGACAGAATTTTTATATACGGAATCCGAATATGTAGTGCGTGGTTTTCAACCTCTCAGTTCATCAAAAATTGAATTAACTAAATTGCTTGGTCCTCATAGAATTTTACCTGAACTGGTTCTAATTTTAGAGCTGCCTGCTCTCTTAGCCCAGTAGCTAACCCGAACTAGAAGTCCAATTGTCAAATTCTAACCAATTGTCCCTTGCCAATACGGATTGACTCTACAGCAGAGGACCACTGTGTGTGTGTAATGGTcgtataaatatatattttgcatGGCATGTTAAAAGAGTGGAGAATATATTGTCCAGAGTGGGGTGAGTAGAGATTGGAGAAGTATGTGTTCAGGAATAAACATCGGAAATAGCACTCACTGTTCCCAGGCGCTATTTCTTCAGGGATTTGGCAGACAATCCTTCTGTTAACAGAATCCCGTAGAATACTAAACCAGCCCAACCAATCAAATTCAACAAAACAGAAATACCATGGGTTGCACCAAATTGCTTATTTAGCTTCTTCATTTCATCACTTGCTGTGGGATCTTTGTAGCTCTTACCCTCAAGTTCGACCCGGGCATCTCTCTGAGTTTTAATTCTGTTGGACTTTGGCCCTAAGTACGCAGCATTAATAATGCCGCCTGTCAATGAGCCACCTAGAGCGGTATAGGCAGCAGCTCCGAATGCAAATGGAGGGGTAAGCAACAAAAaggcagaggcagcagcctgGAAGGTAAAATAAGCGGGAAAAATGTGTGATTGGAGGGTGGCAAACTGGTTCAAAGGAAGGACCTTGTATGCAACAATTCCGGCATAGAAAGATTGATACGAGGTGGCCCCAAACAGTGCAGAGTAGACAAGGAGGTGATACGGTGCGACTGAAGACAATGTTGCAAGAACAGCCATTTTCTGATAATACAAGTGGATGCTGTTTTGACTGGTACAGTTGTGTGATATTGAAGGTAAGTTCAATGCAGAATCTCAATTCAGCTGCATGTCAGTCAATTACAGGGGCAGCACAGTGAATACGTAGATTACGACTAAACAAGGCCAGACAAGGCCTAATATAACTAAGGAAGAGCAACCCATAGTATTTTCATACAATTATCTGACCGATGAACTTCTAATTGGTGATATATACATGCCAAACCTCCACCCACGTAACTATTTTATGACGGCTTACCCGGATCGATTCATGTGGGGCTCAATATCTCTATGGGCGACTGCCATTTCTAGACTTGGTGTGCAATGGCGACCACCAATATTAAAAgattattatcatttggCTTTGATCCCTCTTATTCGTCCATTTGGGCGATACTAATATGGGTTGTCGATGTGCCATTATGTTATCTTATTATCAAAAGAATCCCATACACCGAGATAGATTGGGTAGCATATATGGCCCAAGTGAAGCAGGTTGTTGAAGGAGAGCGTGACTATATTCAGATCAAGGGTGATACTGGTCCATTGGTTTATCCGGCGACTCATGTTTGGATATTTCAAGCTCTTTATGAGATAACCGAGGAAGGAACCAATGTTAGGAAAGcacaatatatttttatggGTCTCTATCTTGTGACCTTGGCTCTTGTTCTAAGGATATATGTTAAGGCGAAAGCACCCCCTTATATTTTACCATTGTTAGTGCTTTCCAAAAGATTGCATAGCATTTATCTACTTAGATTATTTAATGACTGCTTTGGTACTCTCACGTCTGTCCTCGCAATATTATGTTTGCAATCCCGTAAATGGACCATGTCAGGCATCATGTTCAGTCTGTCAATTTCTATTAAGATGAATGCGCTGTTATTCTTGCCTGGTGCTGGAATGATATATCTCAGCACAATTGGATTCAAACGGAGCATTCTATTGGGGATTCCAATGGCAATGATTCAATTAGTAACAGCATTGCCGTTCTTGTGTTCTCACCCTATATCGTATATATCTCGTGCTTTCGAATTTTCTCGTACTTTTTTCTACAAATGGACAGTCAACTGGCGCTTTATTGGTGAGGAGCGATTTCTATCAAAAGAATTTTCTATATCATTGCTCATACTTCATATTTCTCTATTGTCAGCTTTTTGCTCTAAATGGTCTAAGATTTTACGAGTAGACAGATCACCTAAAAAAATTGTTCAGGTTGCTGCAATTTCCAACATTATTGGCATCCTCTGTGCTCGATCGTTGCATTATCAATTTTACAGCTGGTTCCAATGGACAGttccttttcttttgtgGACGTCGTCATTGCCTTGGCCTGTAGGCTATCTTGTATACTTTGCTCAAGAATATGCGTGGAATGTATTCCCCAGTACTCCACTAAGTTCGGGCATTGCTGTTGCTTGCTTGGCTTCCATAGTCATCTCCAACTATTAAATCATTGAGGTAATGGGGCTATTATATGTAAGATGATCAAGCTGGGCTTGTGCACCATCAAGACGCCTAAATGGGAGTAAATGTTAAAAATTATAcagtagaaaataaataaaaacaaaccaattAAGACAAAAAACAGAATTCAttcaaaattgaaaaaaacGTGACATAAAATTTCATCAACTGGCACTACTGCCATTTGTAGCGACAGATTTACCGTTACTTTTGCTTGCATTGCCTCGGTTACTCTCGCTGACTCCCGTAAGTTGGCTACTAGCACCTGAATGTCCCGCAGAAGGCAGTAACGACACAGACTTAGGTGCCGAAACACCGGACTTGCCGTTATTCTTAGCAAGAGCAGTGTTAGCCTGAGCTGGTCCCAGAGCAAGGTTACGGAGCTGGTTAACGCTATGAACACACTTATTAATAGTTTGAACCAGTAATGCTGGTTTCAAAGGCTTAGACAGATACTCATCCATTTGCGCTTGCATACAGCGTTCTCTGTCCCCCAGCATGGCATGTGCCGTTAGCGCAACAATCGGAGTCCTGGTCCTTATAGTGATATTCTGTTTCTCCCATTCTCTGATCTTTGCAGTAGCTTCAAAACCACCCATTTCAGGCATTTGAACATCCATGAGAACAACGTCATATCTCTTACGCTTGACAGCTTCAAATGCTTCCAAACCGTTTTCTACCACTTCTACACGATGCTTGTACTTTTCCAGAATCCGTACAGCTAGTTTTTGATTCACCACATTATCTTCAGCCAGAAGAATGTGAAATTGTTTTGCACCATCTGAATTAAGCGGAGCAGCACGACTTTCAAGAGCAGGTCTTAGTACGTTTCCTATGTCATGGGTAGAGCAGGGCGTATTACCATAAGACGTAATACCTAGATCGAGACACAACTTCAGGTTCACTTGTGGAATACAAGGGTTGAGTAACACTAATGGAATGTACTTCAGATGGTTTAACATTCTCAATTTAGTTGCAACTTCTAATGTGTCCACAATAATCGTATCGAATTTGGGACCAGTATAATTTTCTGGCAAGGGCGCCTCTTCTACTGAATGCACAACAATACAGTTGAGATAGAGTCGTGCCATATTTTCAACAAGTTGCTCTGTCACTTGTGGTTCGTGGACAGTgtcaataaacaaaacataATGATTACGGAAAGGTGCAATGCTTTCAAGAAGCTGAGTGAGGCCAGCATCAGCGGGTTGAAGAGCCAATGTAAAATAGAACTGGGATCCTTTACCATATACGGATTTGACCCAAATATCACCACCCATCAAGTTTATCAATCGTTTCGAGATTGATAGACCAAGACCAGTGCCACCAAACTTTCTTGTAGTAGATCCATCAGCTTGACAGAAAGTATCGAAGATTACATCAAGCTTATCACCTTGGATACCTATACCAGTATCCGACACACAGAATTCAATCATCATTTCATCAGGGTTTCCCTTCGACTGATCATCTGCCTTTCGTACACTAAGAGCTACTTCACCGCTCTCTGTAAACTTAATAGCATTACCAACAAGGTTCAAAATGACTTGCCTCAATCTGAATGAATCACCAACTAAACTATCTGGAAATGTGTTGTCAATCTTGTAGACCAGATCTAGCGGTTTTTCATTTGCCTTGACAGCTAGAGTCTTGAGAGCACCGAATACAGTGCCACgcaaagaaaaagcaatcTTCTCAATGGTCATTCGATTGGCCTCAATCTTCGAGATATCTAAAATATCATCGATGATTGTTAGTAGCGAGTTGGCTAAATTGTGAACAATTGAGAGCATTTCCCTCTGATATTGAGTCAATTCAGTATCTAAAGTCAACTGTGTCATTCCAATGACACCATTCATTGGAGTACGGATTTCGTGAGACATATTAGCCAAAAATTCAGATTTGGCTCGATTGGCCaactcagcagcttcaCGGGCAGCTGTGTTCCTTTGAATAGATTCTCGCAAGTTTAGAACCATCTGGTTAATTTTCGTTTTAAGGGCGTCCATCTCACCGCTTGCTTCTACGGTAATAAATCTTGTAAAATCACCatcagtggcagcagcagtgatcTGTGCAAATGCACGTACTTGTGTTGTCAAATTGGCAGCCATTGTATTGACATTGGTGGTGATTTCTTTCCAGAGCCCATCGACATCCGATACTTGGGCTTGGACACCTAGTTTACCATCGATACCGACATCTTTGGCGACACGCGTTACTTCAGAGGCGAATAACTGTAATCGGTCCACCATCTTATTGATAGTTGATTTCAGTGCTAGCATTTCACCTTGCGCATGAACGTCAATTTTTTGAGACAAGTCACCTTCGGCGACTGCGGTAGTAACATGTGCGATACTGCGTACTTGTGTTGTCAGGTTCGAAGCCATGACGTTGACATTTTCAGTTATTTCTTTCCACGCTCCTTCGACATCCTCTACTCTTGCCTGACCACCAAGAATACCCTCAGTACCAACAGACCTAGCTAACGTAGTGACCTCAGTAGCGAAAGTCTGCAAACGATCCACCATCTTATTGATAGTCGACTTAAGGTCCAAAATTTCACCCTTACAATCTGCGGATACCTTTTGAGACAAATCACCTCGAGCTACAGCAGTAGTAACATTGGCAATATTTCTTACTTGATCAGTAAGATTACTGGCCATGGCATTTACATTATCGGTAAGCTCTTTCCAAATTCCCTcaacatcttcaatttGGGCTTGGCCACCAAGTCGACCTTCTACACCTGTTTCACGAGCTACTCGCGTGACCTCAAAAGCAAAAGTACGCAGCTGATCCACCATTGTATTAATCGTTTTTTGCAACTCGAGGATCTCTCCTTGGGCATGAACATTGATTTTACGGGACAAATCACCCTTAGCAACCGCACGAGTGACGTCAGCAATTTCTCTCACTTGGTTTGTCAGGTTGGATGCCATAACATTAACATTATCCGTGAGTTCTCGCCAAACACCTACTGTT
The Sugiyamaella lignohabitans strain CBS 10342 chromosome A, complete sequence genome window above contains:
- the SLN1 gene encoding Sln1p (Histidine kinase osmosensor that regulates a MAP kinase cascade; transmembrane protein with an intracellular kinase domain that signals to Ypd1p and Ssk1p, thereby forming a phosphorelay system similar to bacterial two-component regulators; GO_component: GO:0016021 - integral component of membrane [Evidence IEA]; GO_component: GO:0005887 - integral component of plasma membrane [Evidence IDA] [PMID 10198019]; GO_component: GO:0016020 - membrane [Evidence IEA,IEA]; GO_component: GO:0005886 - plasma membrane [Evidence IEA,IEA]; GO_component: GO:0005886 - plasma membrane [Evidence IDA] [PMID 14665464]; GO_component: GO:0005886 - plasma membrane [Evidence ISS] [PMID 8808622]; GO_function: GO:0005524 - ATP binding [Evidence IEA,IEA]; GO_function: GO:0009927 - histidine phosphotransfer kinase activity [Evidence IDA,IMP] [PMID 12455952]; GO_function: GO:0016301 - kinase activity [Evidence IEA]; GO_function: GO:0046872 - metal ion binding [Evidence IEA]; GO_function: GO:0000166 - nucleotide binding [Evidence IEA]; GO_function: GO:0005034 - osmosensor activity [Evidence IDA] [PMID 12821642]; GO_function: GO:0000156 - phosphorelay response regulator activity [Evidence IEA]; GO_function: GO:0000155 - phosphorelay sensor kinase activity [Evidence IEA]; GO_function: GO:0004673 - protein histidine kinase activity [Evidence IEA]; GO_function: GO:0004673 - protein histidine kinase activity [Evidence IDA] [PMID 8808622]; GO_function: GO:0004871 - signal transducer activity [Evidence IEA]; GO_function: GO:0016740 - transferase activity [Evidence IEA]; GO_function: GO:0016772 - transferase activity, transferring phosphorus-containing groups [Evidence IEA]; GO_process: GO:0035556 - intracellular signal transduction [Evidence IEA]; GO_process: GO:0006469 - negative regulation of protein kinase activity [Evidence IGI,IMP] [PMID 9482735]; GO_process: GO:0007234 - osmosensory signaling via phosphorelay pathway [Evidence IDA] [PMID 8808622]; GO_process: GO:0018106 - peptidyl-histidine phosphorylation [Evidence IDA] [PMID 8808622]; GO_process: GO:0000160 - phosphorelay signal transduction system [Evidence IEA,IEA]; GO_process: GO:0016310 - phosphorylation [Evidence IEA,IEA]; GO_process: GO:0046777 - protein autophosphorylation [Evidence IDA] [PMID 8808622]; GO_process: GO:0007165 - signal transduction [Evidence IEA]; GO_process: GO:0023014 - signal transduction by phosphorylation [Evidence IEA]), giving the protein MAAVLETPPLTPLGPYDETYQAIYNLVSGVVPGTVASLPGPDSENKRLLLEELSRLGYGHSFNNLPAKECKNGSYRNVTAVPEAPASNGLLSSLFSTVQKQQQQINSQRATVDSLESNLSQARALVNAFTDSIQPDQKRIVDTDLLDRELTKSQNANKAFQKALREIGEVVIAVAQGDLSKKVTVHAQEMDPEIVKFKETINTMMDQLQRFASEVTRVATEVAGGTLGGQAEGEGTVGVWRELTDNVNVMASNLTNQVREIADVTRAVAKGDLSRKINVHAQGEILELQKTINTMVDQLRTFAFEVTRVARETGVEGRLGGQAQIEDVEGIWKELTDNVNAMASNLTDQVRNIANVTTAVARGDLSQKVSADCKGEILDLKSTINKMVDRLQTFATEVTTLARSVGTEGILGGQARVEDVEGAWKEITENVNVMASNLTTQVRSIAHVTTAVAEGDLSQKIDVHAQGEMLALKSTINKMVDRLQLFASEVTRVAKDVGIDGKLGVQAQVSDVDGLWKEITTNVNTMAANLTTQVRAFAQITAAATDGDFTRFITVEASGEMDALKTKINQMVLNLRESIQRNTAAREAAELANRAKSEFLANMSHEIRTPMNGVIGMTQLTLDTELTQYQREMLSIVHNLANSLLTIIDDILDISKIEANRMTIEKIAFSLRGTVFGALKTLAVKANEKPLDLVYKIDNTFPDSLVGDSFRLRQVILNLVGNAIKFTESGEVALSVRKADDQSKGNPDEMMIEFCVSDTGIGIQGDKLDVIFDTFCQADGSTTRKFGGTGLGLSISKRLINLMGGDIWVKSVYGKGSQFYFTLALQPADAGLTQLLESIAPFRNHYVLFIDTVHEPQVTEQLVENMARLYLNCIVVHSVEEAPLPENYTGPKFDTIIVDTLEVATKLRMLNHLKYIPLVLLNPCIPQVNLKLCLDLGITSYGNTPCSTHDIGNVLRPALESRAAPLNSDGAKQFHILLAEDNVVNQKLAVRILEKYKHRVEVVENGLEAFEAVKRKRYDVVLMDVQMPEMGGFEATAKIREWEKQNITIRTRTPIVALTAHAMLGDRERCMQAQMDEYLSKPLKPALLVQTINKCVHSVNQLRNLALGPAQANTALAKNNGKSGVSAPKSVSLLPSAGHSGASSQLTGVSESNRGNASKSNGKSVATNGSSAS